One Ornithinicoccus hortensis genomic window, GTCGGTCAGGTGCTGCTGACCGCGGACGACACGCACCGGCGGTCCCACTACGTCAACGCCAGCCGCACCCTGGAGCGCCTCCTGGAGCTGGAGGTCGTGCCGATCATCAACGAGAACGACACGGTGGCCACCGAGGAGATCCGGTTCGGCGACAACGACCGGCTGGCGGCGCTGGTCGCCCAGCTGATCAAGGCCGACGCGCTGGTGCTGCTCTCGGACGTCGACGGGCTCTACACCGGGCACCCGAGGGAGCCGGACAGCGAGCGGATCGGGGTGGTCTCCAGCCCGGAGCAGATCGCCGACGTGCACATCACCGCGCCCGGCTCCAAGGTCGGCAGCGGCGGGATGGTCACCAAGGTGGCCGCCGCCCAGATGTGTGCCACCGAGGGGATCCCGGTCGTCCTGACGTCCGCGGACCAGGCGGCGCAGGCGCTGGCCGGCGAGGACGTCGGCACCCTCTTCGAGCCCACCGGCAGCCCGAAGAACGCCCGCCGGCGCTGGCTGGCCCACGCCACCCACGTCAACGGGCGGCTCATCCTGGACCGGGGCGCCGTGGAGGCGGTCGTGAAGCGGCAGACCTCGCTGCTGCCGGTCGGGGTGACCCGCATCGAGGGCGTCTTCCACGCCGGGGACACCGTCGACCTGTGCGACCCGCAGGGGGAGGTGGTCGCCCGCGGTTTGGTGGGCTACGACTCCGACGAGCTGGGTGGCCTGGTCGGACGGCGGCTCGATACCGACAGAATGAACCATGCCCGGGCCCGCGGCTCGGGCGTCCGCACCGTGATCCGTCGCGACGACCTCGTCGTCCTGTGAGGAGAAGATCCCGATGACCGTCACCGACCAGGCCGGCGCCGCCGCCCGCCAGTCCGCGTCACCCACCGGCGGCACGCCGGCGCCCGCCCAGCCCGCCGCGGTGGACCCCGCGGCGGTGGACTACGTGCACGGCGTCGCCCGCCGGGCCCGGGTGGCCTCGCGGAGGCTGGCGCTGCTGTCCCGGGCGGACAAGGACGCGGCCCTGCTGGCGATGGCCGACGCCGTCGACGCCGCCACCGGGCAGATCGTCGCCGCCAACGCCGAGGACCTACAGCGCGGGCGCGACGCCGGGATGGCGACCGGTCTGCTGGACCGGCTCACCCTCGACGACGACCGGGTGCACGCGGTCGCGGACGCGCTGCGCCAGGTCGCCTCTCTGCCCGACCCCGTCGGGGAGGTGGTGCGCGGGTCGACCCTGGCGAACGGGCTGCAGATCCGTCAGGTCCGGGTGCCGATGGGCGTGGTCGGGATGATCTACGAGGCTCGGCCCAACGTCACCGTCGACGCCGCGGGCCTGGCGCTCAAGAGCGGCAACGCGGTCCTGCTCCGGGGCGGGTCGGCGGCGGCCTCCAGCAACGCCGCGCTGGTCGCCGCGCTCCGCTCCGCCCTGGCCGAGCGCGGGCTGCCCGAGGACGCGGTCAACCTGCTGTCCGAGGGTGGCCGCGACGCCGCCCGGGCGCTGATGACGGCGCGCGGGCTGGTCGACCTGGTCATCCCGCGCGGGGGCGCCGACCTGATCCAGACCGTGGTGCGCGAGTCCACCGTGCCGGTCATCGAGACCGGGGTCGGGAACTGCCACGTGTATGTCGATTCCTCCGCCGACGTGCAGTCCGCCGTCGACATCGTGGTGAACTCCAAGGTGCACCGCCCCTCGGTCTGCAACGCGGCCGAGTCGCTGCTGGTGCACGCCGACGTGGCCGACCGGGTGCTGCCTGCCCTGTTGGCGGCGCTGGCCGCCGAGGGAGTCACCGTGCACGGGGACGACGCCATCGGGGACGCGGCCCGTGCGGCGGGCGCCGACCGGGCATACCAGCCGATCGCCGACGGGGACGACGACACGGAGTTCCTGTCACTGGACCTGAGCGCCCGAGTCGTGGGCAGCCTCGACGAGGCGCTGGCGCACGTGCAGGAGCACACCTCCGGACACACCGAGGCCATCGTGACCGCCGACCGGGCCGCGGCCCGGCGCTGGGTCGCCGAGGTCGACGCCGCCGCGGTCATGGTCAACGCCTCGACCCGGTTCACCGACGGCGGGGAGTTCGGCTTCGGCGCCGAGATCGGCATCTCCACGCAGAAGTTGCACGCCCGTGGCCCGATGGCGCTGCCCGAGCTGACGACCACCAAGTGGGTCGTCGAGGGCGACGGCCAGACCCGGGCCTGACCCCGCTCGGTCAAGCGGGGGCCAAGTCAGGCCCAAGACTCGCCCAGGAAGTCACGGGACGCGTTGTCGGGCCCGCGCGGCGGCGGGATGCTTCGGTCCGTGGAGACTCGACGACGCATCCCGCTGACCGCATCCCTGGCTGTCCCCGCCGGGCTGGCCCTCGCGCTGACCGGAGCGCTGCCGGCCTCGCCGGTGACCACGGCGCCGACCGTCGACCAGGCCGACGAGACGGCATACGTGGCGCTGGGCGACTCCTTTTCGGCGGGGACCGGCACCCGTGCCCGGACCGACAACTGCTACCGCTCGCCCTACGGGTACCCGGCGTTGATCGCCGGGGCGCAGGGGCTGACCCTGGACTACCAGGCGTGCAGCGGGGCGACGACCGCGGACGTGCTGGCCAACCAGGTGGGGGCGCTGGGGCCGGAGACGGGTCTGGTGACGATGACCATCGGCGGCAACGACCTCGGCTTCGCCTCGGTGATCACCGAGTGCGCCCTGCCCGGGTGGCTCTCGGACTGCCACGGCGCGATCAACGACGGCCGCCAGATCCTGCAGACCCAACTGCCCGGGCGCTACGACGCGGTGCTCGGGGCGATCGCAGCCGGAGCACCCTCCGCCGACGTGCGGGTCGGCGGCTACCCGCACCTGTTCAACGGCCGGGACTGCCACCTGCTCACCTTCTTCACCCGGTCCGAGATGGACGCGCTGAACGCGGCGACCGACGAGCTGGACGCGCTGGTCGAGCAGAAGACGACCGGTGCCGGCTACACCTACGTCGAGCCGCGGGACGCGTTCGGCGGGCACGCCGTCTGCGACCGGACCGAGTGGATCAACGGGTTGAGCTGGCCGATCGTGGAGTCCTTCCACCCCAACCGGGCGGGCAACATCGCCTATGCCGACCTCTTCGCCCCGGGCTCGGGGACCGCGGAGGCCTCCGCCGTGCCCGCCGAGCGGACCGCGCAGAGCGAGTCGACCCTCGTCCGCAGGCAGGCCGAGACCGTGCTGGGGATGGACCTGACCAGCCCCGCGAACCTCCGGGCGGCACGGGCGGCGGGCATCCCGACCGGCACCCTCCAGTCGGTCGTGCGCGACCTGGAATCCGGCGACACGGCCCGGGCAGCCGCCGCGCTCGAGCGGCTCAGCGAGCTGGACGCCCGGCACGAGGCACGCCTCGGCGCACACCGCTGACGCGCCTCAAGCGCGGGCCAACGGCCGGCCAAGAGTTGCTCACGTCTTGACCGGAGCGGTTGTGGCAGGGCCGAACCGGCCGTAATGCTCGAAGGCGTGGATATTCGACGACGCACCTCGCTGACCGCACTCACCTCGATCCCCGCCGGGCTCGCGCTCGCGCTGACCGGGGTCGTCCCCGCGCAGGCCGACGACACGGCATACGTGGCGCTGGGCGACTCCTTCTCGGCCGGCACCGGGACCCGGAACTCGACGGACGACTGCTACCGCTCGCCCTACGGCTATCCGGCGCTGATCGCAGGGGCGCAGGGGCTGACGCTGGACTACCAGGCGTGCAGCGGGGCGACGACCGCGGACGTGCTGGCCAACCAGGTGGGCTCGCTCGGCCCGGACACCGGGCTGGTGACGATGACCATCGGCGGCAACGACCTCGGCTTCGCCGACGTGATCACCGAG contains:
- the proB gene encoding glutamate 5-kinase, with translation MASPRSAIRDAHRVVVKIGSSSITAPQGGIDSYRLQALSTVLAKRCLAGGQMLLVSSGAIAAGMTPLGLTRRPKDLATQQAAASAGQGNLMAAYTTAFHLHGLTVGQVLLTADDTHRRSHYVNASRTLERLLELEVVPIINENDTVATEEIRFGDNDRLAALVAQLIKADALVLLSDVDGLYTGHPREPDSERIGVVSSPEQIADVHITAPGSKVGSGGMVTKVAAAQMCATEGIPVVLTSADQAAQALAGEDVGTLFEPTGSPKNARRRWLAHATHVNGRLILDRGAVEAVVKRQTSLLPVGVTRIEGVFHAGDTVDLCDPQGEVVARGLVGYDSDELGGLVGRRLDTDRMNHARARGSGVRTVIRRDDLVVL
- a CDS encoding glutamate-5-semialdehyde dehydrogenase is translated as MTVTDQAGAAARQSASPTGGTPAPAQPAAVDPAAVDYVHGVARRARVASRRLALLSRADKDAALLAMADAVDAATGQIVAANAEDLQRGRDAGMATGLLDRLTLDDDRVHAVADALRQVASLPDPVGEVVRGSTLANGLQIRQVRVPMGVVGMIYEARPNVTVDAAGLALKSGNAVLLRGGSAAASSNAALVAALRSALAERGLPEDAVNLLSEGGRDAARALMTARGLVDLVIPRGGADLIQTVVRESTVPVIETGVGNCHVYVDSSADVQSAVDIVVNSKVHRPSVCNAAESLLVHADVADRVLPALLAALAAEGVTVHGDDAIGDAARAAGADRAYQPIADGDDDTEFLSLDLSARVVGSLDEALAHVQEHTSGHTEAIVTADRAAARRWVAEVDAAAVMVNASTRFTDGGEFGFGAEIGISTQKLHARGPMALPELTTTKWVVEGDGQTRA
- a CDS encoding SGNH/GDSL hydrolase family protein; this encodes METRRRIPLTASLAVPAGLALALTGALPASPVTTAPTVDQADETAYVALGDSFSAGTGTRARTDNCYRSPYGYPALIAGAQGLTLDYQACSGATTADVLANQVGALGPETGLVTMTIGGNDLGFASVITECALPGWLSDCHGAINDGRQILQTQLPGRYDAVLGAIAAGAPSADVRVGGYPHLFNGRDCHLLTFFTRSEMDALNAATDELDALVEQKTTGAGYTYVEPRDAFGGHAVCDRTEWINGLSWPIVESFHPNRAGNIAYADLFAPGSGTAEASAVPAERTAQSESTLVRRQAETVLGMDLTSPANLRAARAAGIPTGTLQSVVRDLESGDTARAAAALERLSELDARHEARLGAHR